Below is a genomic region from Rhododendron vialii isolate Sample 1 chromosome 5a, ASM3025357v1.
TGTCCTATACTACCTTTATTTTTTGGACATGACAAAACTAACCTCCATCCATCAGTTCTTAAAGTTCATATATATACAAGTTACTAATACATCCTTGCACAAGAAAAATGCATACGTGCAGTGCTCCACCCCGaatatttagggttttttttttttttttaagaaaaaatctaaTTTCAGTTCTCTTAGGCTGagttcttttgaacttaatttacttttctgattcgttCTGATTCCTTTCattgaaacgaatcaataacctacaaaaatttgacgtaaaattaacaaatgcaaaaaaaatcaaataaggacaaaattatcaaatttaagttaaattcaaagAACTCAACCTTACTAAGAAACTATCATTGGCAAGATTATCGGCAAAAATGTGAGCTTCATGTATGTGAAGGTCTCACTACAAATGAGAGAGCGTTACAATTAACAGTTACATTAAAAAATTTCTCGTTAGCACTttaaatggaaaaattattggCTGGTGTGGGGGGCACCGCCACTTGGTGTCTCAACACCCTTATCATCATACATTTCTGTGAGGTCCAAAACCACCCAGTAACTTTAGGCTCTCCATTCTTGTAAGAAGTGATGAAGTAATTGAAATAGAGTGtgaatataaaaatatagaagGTTGTGATTGAAGTTTATACAGATAATAAAATCATCTATAATCACTTTTTTATTAAACAATATTAATTTAATTAtctaaaatgaagaaataaaaagaTGTTTGATTGAAGATGCTTTAAAAGTGAAATGCTAGGTGCAAAGAAAATaggcaaagaaaatatttttaaagtgtacatgaacagCTCAGATATACTACACAgtaaatttgagccgttcatgtatactttaaaggtattttttttgtccctagcactcctcgCTCTAAATCTAGACCCTTGAAAGAGTAAAACAGCTTTTCTGGGGATTATACGGGAGAGAACTGTTCTAGTAGTAAGAGGAAATAAAAAGGGTTAAAAATGTCATTCAATTGCCCAAGATAAAGTAGCTCTGCCATTCCTGACTTTGATAGGACGCTTGCAATTTAAAAATTAGACCGGCAGCGCGTGAATCACACAAATCGGCGCACCAATGCGGTGTGTCATAGTTGTTAATCTCGTACCGTACCgaccggtaccggccggtacgtaccggatttgaagaaaatcGGTACCCTAACACCCCAATACCATTCCGGACCAAATACAGGTCGGTACCGCTCTGTACCGGCCGTTTCGGGAAATACCGGCCGGAAAACGATTACCGAAAATTCCGTTCGGAATTTtgcagaggttttttttttttttttttttttctggacgcttaaaaaaatgtttttgttcttttttttggttctctggacttaagaaaaaaataataaaaaaagaaaagtttgcCTTTTGTTTCTGGAAcgcttaaaaaaatatttttgttttttttttttgttatctggacttaagaaaaaaataataaaaaaaaaaagtttgccggtttcagaattttagcaaaacgtggtcttaaccatagtacgtgcgcgagacttaaatcccggatttgcaccccccctgcgcaTGAATAActcgtgacgcgcacccggttaattggtttccgaatcagtttttccaaattgccttcggccacagcacatttttccgagcgcgcgagacctcttattgggttctcattcacaagatcactagtgtgcaaagtcatttaaagtggaaaagagttttgtaacgaAGCAATGCGGGACTAAAGAATATctagtagagatattttatgatgaattgtatgatatgggagatttttttgaattataattatatataattattatatatattgtagttgccgtaaatccgaaacggtaccagGTATCTGACCgataccggtacgtaccgtaccagtaaaaAAACCAATACcttgtccgaaacggtattcagaactatgcgGTGTGTAGCTTTTCCCattgagaaaagaagaagaagaaaaactggaaagaagaagaaagaagggggTGGGGTCCGGGGGCTATGTCAGAGGGGAAAaagcaccttttttttttttttttagcgcAGTTATCAATTCGGAAAGTGTCCAAATCACTCTCCtattttgaaagagaaaaaaagaagcagattAGATttaatgagaaaagaaaaatgacagGTGCGTGGAAATGAGGAGAACAGAGACGTGGCTACGTAACAAGGAGATTATAACCCCCTCGTAAGATGACGACACGTGTACGGTGGAGAcacccccccctctctcctccccGTCCGTTATAAATTAGGCCGTTGGCTCCCCCCTATAAGCTCGTGCACAGCTTTCTCATTGATCGTCATCCGGTTAATTCATTGCTCTCGATttccaattctctctcctctctttctctatatCAACTTTCTCGCTCTAGAAAAATGTCTTGCTGCGGAGGAAACTGTGGCTGCGGGTCTGGCTGCAAGTGCGGCAGCGGCTGCGGAGGGTACGAAACTCCTTTTAACCTCCGTCCTGATCTCTGTTTTCGTTTCCTAGAAAACTAGTTTGTGTTCGTGAGGAAAAAATTTGGGGTCGGTGTAAACAATTAGGCTGAGTTTTGTCTAAGGAGGATGCCGTTGGCCTAAGTTTTTGGATCTTTCGACCGGGTTTTCTTAGCCTGCTTTCTctcaatttttattagatttgggttaaatttttttttttgtctaatcgGTGATCTTGACGTGAAGAATCAGATTTACTATTAACAAGATTAGATCAGAGTTGGAAAATGTTCATTAAAGATGAGCAAAAAGTATGATAAAGACACCCTTCTACTTGACTTTTTGGTTTGCcattattcaactttttttttttctttcttaaagctttgcatcaaaattttgtgaattattaatttgtctcgaaGAAAAATCAGATCGAAACTTATAGTtttgttttggataaaaacaaaaacaagccaAAAAGACAAGACTTTTTAACTTATTTTGTCTTCATATTCAAAAAGTTTCGAAATTTGATCATTTCTTCTCGATAAGAATCGAAATAGGTGAAGAATATGAAcgaaattgaaattgattcGAACCTAAAAGACAAAAGTTAAGAGAAAACGACAAAAGGACACATTTACACAATAATACTGAATTTTCTGTAGGTAGGTAGGGAGAGACGAGattaataagtggagagagaactAATTGGAAACGATTGGGAGGGGTGGGTTCCTGAAATCCCAAGTGAAGTGAACAAAGCCATGCTTTGTTGATgaacttcgggttggtgctatgcagtgaggtgcacagtATTGTATTGCGCACTTTTGAGCCGTCGGATCATGCATCCAACGGCTCagcactgcacaacaccatccccagtTGTTCGTTGAGTGGGGTTCTGTTTCTCTTCTTGTTTATTATCTGTATTCTCTTTTTTTACTATATAAAAGCGATTCTACTGATAATCGATGTGCTAAAAGTGTTTGGGTTATTATGATTATTACAGATGCAACATGTACCCTGACATGAGCTTCGAGGGATCATCTACAACTGAGACCCTCATTGTTGGCGTTGCTCCTCAGAAGACGTAAGTATACACATCTATATTATGGCtgcgttcttgtaaatttaaaagttttgaaacttatttcgatagtttttacttttcgtaactttttgctttgcttttcgtcttaatttttggggttaatcgTTCGTCACGACAAGACAAATCATAAAAGTATGAAAATATGGATCAAatcataaaagtataaaaatatggatcgatgttgaaaaattcatataagacggcactttagacaaataagacagttgtttgatttgtactttttaaacttttcttgTTGAGATGagtgattaatccaaaaaaatatgacgtgaatctaacaaaaattcaaaaaagacagaataaaacacacaaaatgaagAAGGAATTGAGATGCGTAACTTAGCTTGGTTGCCCACTTATTATTAAATAATGAGGCCATGTATAAATCTAACAAAAGTTTCTAGACATAAGTTCGTCCAAACACCTTTAagttattaaaataattaataatttttttgttgggcttattaatttttttgtaattttttgtgttaggtttacaaagaaattctatatcttggatattttaaaaatatttgggtaaaagtcataattttttatttttttgattcgtTATGACgaaacgaattaataatccataaaaattatgtgcaaaataccaaatgcgaaaaaaatttgaatgagaacaaaacaaaaaaaaatccaaaaatctcaGCGGAACTTATCCACCACGGTCAATCCGCTAGTAATTACACCGTCTGGATATTGGCCTCAGTCAATCCGCTAATAATCACGATTTGGTATTTTAACATTAGTTTGAGAGTTGGATTTGATTCGATTATTATTTATAGAGTAATAAATCGCTGAATTATTGCACCGGGACCCATGTTAATATCCAGTCTACACGTAAACAACCTTTGGCCCAATTTATGGCAATCTTATCTTTCCACTAGGTTGTTTCTTCCAAAGTACTACTGTGTGGATATTTACATGTAAAAAATGACTGAGACACCTGTCTTTTACCAAAAATTTAGACACAAATGTGTTTGGGGTCGTTCGATTTGTTAGAGTCTATTACGTATTGTGAGGAATTCTTGCGCACCGAATGATCTAACTACGTTTGTGTTGGGACTTTTTCGAAAACTGTGTCCGGACATCCGTTTTCGAAGCGCTTTCTTTCGAAACGTCACTCGTATTCATTGCGTATGTTTACATGCACAGATACTTCGAGGGATCTGAGATGGGAGCGGCAGCAGAGAACGGCTGCAAGTGCGGATCCAACTGCCAATGCGATCCTTGCACCTGCAAATGAAACCGGTTCGCATCTAACCAGCACAAGCAGAGATCTGGGTCCTTTCCTCTCATCAACAATAATACATGCTAGTTTATGggtctctgtctctgtctctctgcgtgtgtgtgtgtttgtgggTAAGGGAGCTTTAAAGTAGctcttttttatgttttggaaaataaagtTTGTCATGGTTTTCATGGTGACTTTGGTGGTCTTGTGGTTGTGTTTGTGTAAAGTTTTTAAGTAACTTTGATGAGAGAAGGTCTCTGCTTGTTCTATGTA
It encodes:
- the LOC131326399 gene encoding metallothionein-like protein type 2 — protein: MSCCGGNCGCGSGCKCGSGCGGCNMYPDMSFEGSSTTETLIVGVAPQKTYFEGSEMGAAAENGCKCGSNCQCDPCTCK